The genomic DNA AATAAATCATCTTGGGTATTTGTATAGGCTTCTGTAATAGCATCAATTGATACATGGTGATTTCCGAAGCTCTTTTTATAGTTTAAAGATTGAATCGCATTTAGAGTTGTTGTTAAATCTCGATCTTGCGATACACGCCCTTGTACATTAGCTGCAGCACCTGTCTTATCATCATCAAAACTAAAAGAATCGAACAGATAATTCTCATAACTCAATCGCGTTTTGAATGTTAAACCTTCAAAAAGATTTACTTCTGCAAAAACATTGGCTAAATAATTAGTTCTTACTCTTCTTTCTTTCCCTAAAGTTAAAGTTGCCAAAATATTATCATCGTTAAAAACTGGTCTTGTACTATTTACTGCTTGACCAGTAACGAGTCCATTTCCTAAATCGAAAATTCGATCTCCGGCATTATCTCTAATTAAATTTCCATTAGCATCACGTAAGTATATGGGATAAATACTTGACACCCCATAAATCCATGAAATTGCTTGTGTTGTACTGTCACTTGTTTGATCTGGGTTATTTGAACTAGAGCGTGAAAAACTAGAATTAAGACCTATCTTAAACCAATCATTTATCTGAGTTTCTAAATTTAATCTTGTAGCTACTCTCTCAAAATCTGAAGGTCTTACCGGACCATCTTCATTCAAATAATCAAAAGACATAAAGTATCTTGTTTTATTGCTACCTCCAGAGACACCAATGTTATGATTTACTCTAAGATAATCTTCTCTAATTATTTCATTTTCCCAGTTAGAATTCCATAATAGATTTGCATTTGCTACCAAATTACCATTAGTATCTATTGGGTTTCCAACACTATATGGATTATATCCTAAATAATCAACCAAACCATTTGTTGCGTTTTGAGCTGCATCGGTAGCAGTTTGACCATTTTCATATTGATTTGTATTCTTCAAAGCTTGCCAAGTTAGCTTTAAATAATCTTCTGGTTCAGTTAAATTGTGAACTCCTACAGCTGGGTTAGACAGCCCTATCTGTGACCTTAATGTCACTTTTGGAGCTGAGCCAATGTATCCTTTTTTAGTTGTAATTAATATCACTCCCCCAGAAGCTCTTGAACCATATAAAGCTGAAGAAGAGGCATCTTTTAATACTGAGACTGACTCTATCTGATCCTGACTTATCGTATTAAGACTACCATTAAATGGCGCACCATCTACAACAATGAGTGGCCCCCTGGCTAAACTTTCACTTGATATTCCTCTAATTCTAATCGTTGGATTACTCCCTGGTTGACCACCTGCTGTTAATAAACTTACTCCGGGTACAGTACCTTGTAATGCTCTTAATGGAGAGGTTACTTGTTGCGTTTCAATTGTAGTACTTGAAACAACTCCTACCGACCCTACTATAGATTCTCTTGTTTGTGAACCATATGCCACCACAATAACTTCTTCAAGAGCCGTTGTATCGTCCTGCATAGTAACATTAATGGTGTTTGACGCACCTACTATGATCTCCTGATTTATATAGCCAATAAAACTAAATACCAGAATGTCTCCTTGATTAACCTGAATTGAATAATTCCCATCGAAATCTGTTGAACTTCCATTAATGGAGTTTTTAATCAAAATTGTTGCTCCTGGTAGTGGTAAATTGTTTTTATCCACAACTCGTCCAGAAACCATTTTTTCTTGTGCAAAAGATGATAACATACCAATCATCAAGAACACTAGAATTAAATAGTAGTTTCTTACTTTCATAAAATTAAATGTTTATTTGAATTAGTCAAGCAGATTGAAAAAAGGCAGGTAGTAAAGATGTTTTTTAAGTGACTAATTCAAAAAATTATACTTTACTATGGAATTAAAGCTTAGAAGAATCTAAAATGTTTGATAAGTAAAGTTCTATTACTGTCCTGCCTTGTTTGCAATTGCAGGAGTAAAAAAAAGAATAAAGTTATTATTTGATGGTAACTCTTATAATACCTTACTTCACCGAAGATAATTTACCTTGAATTTACTTGTTATTTAACTTTTTTAAGCTGAGAATTTATAAACTCTGAAGGTGTTTGTGAAGTTTCTTTTTTAAATGCTTTATTGAAAGTAACTTTATTATTATACCCTACCTCATAAGCAATGTCTATAATATTAAGGCTTCCATGAACATCTTCTTTAAAAATGCTTATGGCTTCTTTAATTCTAAATTTATTTATAAGCTCAAAAAAATTGATATTAAAATGTTCGTTAATTATTTGAGACGTATTATGCCTAGTTGTATTTAATCTTTGAGACAATACTTCAAGATTAATATTGTTTTCTTTATATATTTTTTCTTCAACAAATAACTTAATTAAATTCTCTTTGAGTTCTTGTGATAACGCATTAGTAAGTCCTGATTTTTGATACTTCTCTAAACACATAACATCTTTTAATGCATAATCATATTTAAAAATTTCTGGTTGCACATAGGCCATATAAGCAAGATAAATGACCATAGTAGACATAATACTAACCTGTATATAGTTGATGAAATATGGAAAAGAGAGCAATAATCCACTTACTGGCAAACCATAGATAATATAAGAAACTAGATAAATAATGTGTATTCTATAGATGGTCTTCTTCCATTTATTAATAGGTTGCTTTTTATCTTCTGAATTAATTTCTTTTTTACCACGACCATACTGAAGTCTTCCTATTAAAACAGCGTATATAACAAGTGATGCTACTTTTGAAAAGAATATTACATATCTGTTATAAATATCATACGAATCATTTAATTCCAACATGAGCTCGATTTTTTCATTACCGGAGAGTGAATACATCGGAAATAAAAACACAATTAAAGCAAGTGTTGGCACAAAATGTAATAAATCTATTTTTCTAAATTTAAAATTATACGTAACACTCTTAAAATAGAAGTAAAGCAGCGGCCCGTATAAAAGCGCCACAGATGAGGTCATTAAATATGTATGTGGGGC from Flavivirga abyssicola includes the following:
- a CDS encoding SusC/RagA family TonB-linked outer membrane protein, with product MKVRNYYLILVFLMIGMLSSFAQEKMVSGRVVDKNNLPLPGATILIKNSINGSSTDFDGNYSIQVNQGDILVFSFIGYINQEIIVGASNTINVTMQDDTTALEEVIVVAYGSQTRESIVGSVGVVSSTTIETQQVTSPLRALQGTVPGVSLLTAGGQPGSNPTIRIRGISSESLARGPLIVVDGAPFNGSLNTISQDQIESVSVLKDASSSALYGSRASGGVILITTKKGYIGSAPKVTLRSQIGLSNPAVGVHNLTEPEDYLKLTWQALKNTNQYENGQTATDAAQNATNGLVDYLGYNPYSVGNPIDTNGNLVANANLLWNSNWENEIIREDYLRVNHNIGVSGGSNKTRYFMSFDYLNEDGPVRPSDFERVATRLNLETQINDWFKIGLNSSFSRSSSNNPDQTSDSTTQAISWIYGVSSIYPIYLRDANGNLIRDNAGDRIFDLGNGLVTGQAVNSTRPVFNDDNILATLTLGKERRVRTNYLANVFAEVNLFEGLTFKTRLSYENYLFDSFSFDDDKTGAAANVQGRVSQDRDLTTTLNAIQSLNYKKSFGNHHVSIDAITEAYTNTQDDLLSQGTGFLPGVDNLDSSTTPESVGGNVITERINSYLGRLSYNFNEKYFGEFSIRRDGSTRFHEDTRWGNFLAGGMSWIVSKEHFLSESNVLTYLKLRGSYGELGNNRTANLFPYQSVFQTGFVNEGNPGILPEGVADVNLRWEKIESLNIGADFELFNGAISGTLEYYNKESVDLILDKPLPRSLGVNKIVTNIGSIKNFGWEASLRSINFNTEDFTWTTGINVALNKNEWTKLSQDQIINGSKRYRVGGSIFDFFIPEWAGVDPADGKGMWYRDVLDDEGNVIDRVTTKDYSSDPDTRATRYDTGKSSLPDIEGGFTSFIRYKQFDLNVLFNFSFGAYLLDSDYSSLINPFQNPGASAHPDNFDAWQNPGDISNFPLLLANNNDHASRSTRFLFKNDYVRLKSLTFGYNLPQSVIERVGLSKLRLFLQADNILTWQSHKGIDPEQSFNGVANSRSPLSKTITSGIILEF
- a CDS encoding helix-turn-helix domain-containing protein, coding for MSNKLVAASKIHVAPDLFLVQLDSLIKQKNISNDMTQLELLVLYNDALIEKHSDSIKIFKNLAILNADLDQPKDALIFTKKYINNTLDFSILNNGAYDVIKDSEEYKELSETYLLQIDWLTFLFLYVALIGFFFTVIINFSKKSNRYAKLFISGFVGVHSMFILEFVLYISNIQYKAPHTYLMTSSVALLYGPLLYFYFKSVTYNFKFRKIDLLHFVPTLALIVFLFPMYSLSGNEKIELMLELNDSYDIYNRYVIFFSKVASLVIYAVLIGRLQYGRGKKEINSEDKKQPINKWKKTIYRIHIIYLVSYIIYGLPVSGLLLSFPYFINYIQVSIMSTMVIYLAYMAYVQPEIFKYDYALKDVMCLEKYQKSGLTNALSQELKENLIKLFVEEKIYKENNINLEVLSQRLNTTRHNTSQIINEHFNINFFELINKFRIKEAISIFKEDVHGSLNIIDIAYEVGYNNKVTFNKAFKKETSQTPSEFINSQLKKVK